In Serratia marcescens subsp. marcescens ATCC 13880, a single genomic region encodes these proteins:
- a CDS encoding GAF domain-containing protein — translation MTKEQFYAELKRDLSALLGGETNFIAALSNASALLNERLDDVNWVGFYLMEGDQLVLGPFQGKIACVRIPVGKGVCGTAVAENRVQRVGDVHAFPGHIACDAASNAEIVLPLAVGGRTIGVLDIDSTVYQRFDERDEAGLKAVVAGLCEQLEQCDSAKYVTVAAS, via the coding sequence ATGACAAAAGAACAATTCTACGCGGAATTAAAACGTGATCTGAGCGCGTTGCTCGGCGGGGAGACCAACTTTATCGCGGCGCTGTCCAACGCCAGCGCCTTGCTCAACGAGCGTCTGGATGACGTGAACTGGGTCGGTTTCTATCTGATGGAGGGCGATCAGCTGGTGCTGGGGCCGTTCCAGGGCAAGATCGCCTGCGTGCGCATCCCGGTGGGCAAGGGCGTGTGCGGCACGGCGGTGGCGGAAAATCGCGTGCAGCGCGTCGGCGACGTGCATGCGTTCCCGGGCCATATCGCCTGCGATGCGGCCAGCAACGCGGAAATCGTGCTGCCGCTGGCGGTTGGCGGCCGGACGATCGGCGTTTTGGATATCGATAGCACGGTTTATCAACGCTTCGACGAACGGGACGAAGCGGGCCTGAAAGCAGTGGTGGCGGGGCTTTGTGAGCAACTGGAACAGTGCGACAGTGCGAAATATGTGACTGTGGCGGCAAGTTGA
- the yebS gene encoding membrane integrity lipid transport subunit YebS, whose translation MKIHAITAPLSKARHQRCCECDLLFMLPPLSGNQAAYCPRCNAKVVHGRDWSMTRLTAMAITMLLLMPFAFTEPLISIRLLGTRIDASLLEGIWQMSRQGDPLTASMVAFCTLGAPLTLALSLLYLRFGHALGMNLRPVLLMLERLKEWVMLDIYLIGMAVAAIKVQDYADIQAGSALIAYLSLTLLSILTLIHANLEQLWERYYPQEQPEGPPAALHICLSCHYTGYPDARGRCPRCHVPMCHRQPYSLQKTWAALIAAMILLIPANLLPISIIYANGVRLEDTIFSGVVSLATSGNVPIAAIVFIASVLVPFTKVIVLITLLLSIHFKTSHSLKTRIRLLRLVTWIGRWSMLDLFVIALMMSLVNRDQLLSFTMGPAAFYFGSAVILTILAVEWLDSRLIWDAHATGNADYTD comes from the coding sequence ATGAAAATACACGCGATCACCGCCCCCCTTTCCAAAGCGCGCCACCAACGCTGCTGCGAGTGCGATCTGCTGTTCATGCTGCCGCCGCTCAGCGGCAATCAGGCCGCTTATTGCCCGCGCTGCAACGCCAAGGTGGTGCACGGCCGCGACTGGTCGATGACGCGTCTGACCGCCATGGCGATCACCATGCTGCTGCTGATGCCGTTCGCCTTCACCGAACCGCTGATCAGCATCCGCCTGCTCGGCACGCGCATCGACGCCAGTTTGCTGGAGGGCATCTGGCAGATGAGCCGCCAGGGCGATCCGCTCACCGCCAGCATGGTGGCGTTTTGCACCCTCGGCGCCCCGCTGACGCTGGCGCTGTCGTTGCTGTACCTGCGCTTCGGCCACGCGCTCGGCATGAACCTGCGCCCGGTGCTGCTGATGCTGGAACGGCTCAAAGAGTGGGTGATGCTGGACATTTATCTGATCGGCATGGCGGTGGCGGCCATCAAGGTGCAGGATTACGCCGACATTCAGGCGGGCAGCGCGCTGATCGCCTACCTGTCGCTCACCCTGCTCAGCATCCTGACGCTGATCCACGCTAACCTGGAGCAGCTGTGGGAGCGTTACTATCCGCAGGAACAGCCGGAAGGCCCGCCGGCGGCGCTGCATATTTGCCTGTCCTGCCACTATACCGGCTACCCTGATGCGCGCGGCCGCTGCCCGCGCTGCCATGTGCCGATGTGCCACCGCCAGCCCTACAGCCTGCAGAAAACCTGGGCGGCGCTGATCGCGGCGATGATCCTGCTGATACCGGCCAACCTGCTGCCGATTTCCATCATTTACGCCAACGGCGTGCGGCTGGAAGACACCATCTTCTCCGGCGTGGTCTCACTGGCCACCTCCGGCAACGTGCCGATCGCCGCCATCGTGTTCATCGCCAGCGTGCTGGTGCCCTTCACCAAGGTGATCGTGCTGATCACGCTGTTGCTGAGCATCCACTTCAAAACCTCGCACAGTCTGAAGACGCGCATTCGTCTGCTGCGCCTGGTCACCTGGATCGGCCGCTGGTCGATGCTCGATCTGTTCGTTATCGCCTTGATGATGTCGCTGGTAAATCGCGATCAACTGTTATCTTTTACTATGGGACCGGCCGCGTTTTACTTTGGCTCGGCGGTCATTTTGACTATTCTTGCCGTTGAATGGCTCGATAGCCGATTGATTTGGGATGCACATGCAACAGGAAACGCCGACTACACCGACTGA
- the htpX gene encoding protease HtpX, which produces MMRIALFLLTNLAVMLVFGLVLSLTGIQSSSVQGLMIMAGLFGFGGAFVSLLMSKWMALRSVGGEVIEQPRNETENWLLETVRRQSQQAGIAMPQVAIYHAPDINAFATGARRDASLVAVSTGLLQSMSRDEAEAVIAHEISHVANGDMVTMTLIQGIVNTFVIFISRLIAQVAAGFLGNRDGDGEGEGNGNPMIYFAVSMVLELVFGILASIITMWFSRHREFYADAGSAKLVGREKMIAALQRLKTSYEPQEAGSMMAFCINGKSKSFSELFMSHPPLDKRIEALRSGQYLK; this is translated from the coding sequence ATGATGCGTATAGCTCTGTTCCTGCTCACCAACCTGGCGGTGATGTTGGTTTTCGGGCTGGTGCTCAGCCTGACAGGAATCCAATCCAGTAGCGTTCAGGGCCTGATGATCATGGCCGGTCTGTTCGGCTTCGGCGGCGCTTTCGTGTCGTTGCTGATGTCCAAGTGGATGGCGCTGCGCTCCGTCGGCGGGGAAGTGATTGAACAACCGCGTAACGAAACCGAAAACTGGCTGCTGGAAACGGTACGCCGTCAGTCGCAGCAGGCGGGCATCGCCATGCCGCAGGTCGCTATCTACCATGCGCCGGACATCAACGCCTTTGCTACCGGCGCACGCCGCGACGCCTCGCTGGTCGCCGTCAGCACCGGCCTGCTGCAGAGCATGAGCCGCGACGAAGCGGAAGCGGTCATCGCGCACGAAATCAGCCACGTCGCCAACGGCGATATGGTGACCATGACCCTGATTCAGGGCATCGTGAACACCTTCGTCATCTTCATTTCACGCCTGATCGCGCAGGTCGCCGCCGGTTTCCTCGGCAACCGCGACGGTGATGGCGAAGGGGAAGGCAACGGCAACCCGATGATTTACTTCGCGGTGTCGATGGTGCTGGAACTGGTGTTCGGCATCCTGGCGAGCATCATCACCATGTGGTTCTCGCGTCACCGCGAGTTCTATGCCGACGCCGGCTCCGCCAAACTGGTGGGCCGCGAGAAGATGATCGCCGCCTTGCAGCGTCTGAAAACCAGCTATGAACCGCAGGAAGCGGGCAGCATGATGGCGTTCTGCATCAACGGCAAATCCAAGTCGTTCAGCGAGCTGTTCATGTCGCATCCGCCGCTCGACAAGCGTATCGAAGCGCTGCGTTCCGGCCAGTACCTGAAATAA
- a CDS encoding MFS transporter encodes MRPCSDGLPVPQRYGAILAIALGITVSVLDGAIANVALPTIARDLNASPASSIWVVNAYQLAITVSLLSLASLGDLVGYRRIYQAGLLVFSITSLFCALSDSLLTLTIARVLQGFGAAAIMSVNTALIRIIYPQRFLGRGMGINSLIVACSSAAGPTVAAAILSVASWQWLFAINLPIGIVALLLGMKFLPANGQKSDNRRFDPTSAVLNALTFGLLITAISGFAQGQSLTLIFSEIAALLAIGAVFVRRQLRQEFPLLPVDLLRIPIFALSMGTSICSFAAQMLAMVSLPFFLQTALGRDEVATGLLLTPWPLAIVVMAPIAGRLVERVHAGLLGCIGLAVFALGLFSLALLPAAPSNMDIIWRMVLCGAGFGLFQSPNNHTIISAAPRNRSGGASGMLGTARLLGQTSGAALVALMFNLFPTSGTHASLILAGVFATLAAAVSGLRITQSTAQTAQPSREVK; translated from the coding sequence ATGCGTCCTTGTTCCGACGGCCTCCCCGTCCCGCAACGCTATGGGGCGATCCTCGCCATCGCCCTCGGCATTACCGTATCCGTGCTCGACGGCGCGATAGCCAACGTGGCGCTGCCCACCATCGCGCGCGATCTCAACGCCAGCCCGGCCAGCTCCATCTGGGTGGTCAACGCCTATCAACTGGCGATCACCGTCTCTTTGCTGTCGCTGGCGTCGCTCGGCGATCTGGTCGGCTATCGCCGCATCTATCAGGCCGGATTGCTGGTGTTCAGCATCACCTCACTGTTCTGCGCCCTGTCCGACTCGCTGCTCACCCTGACCATCGCCCGCGTGCTGCAGGGCTTTGGCGCCGCCGCCATCATGAGCGTCAACACCGCGCTGATCCGCATCATCTACCCGCAGCGTTTTCTCGGCCGCGGCATGGGCATCAACTCGCTGATTGTCGCCTGCTCCTCGGCGGCCGGGCCGACGGTGGCGGCCGCTATCCTTTCGGTCGCGTCCTGGCAGTGGCTGTTCGCCATCAACCTGCCGATCGGCATCGTCGCGCTGCTGCTGGGGATGAAATTCCTGCCGGCCAACGGCCAAAAAAGCGATAACCGCCGTTTCGATCCCACCAGCGCGGTGCTGAACGCGCTGACCTTCGGCCTGCTGATCACCGCCATCAGCGGCTTCGCCCAGGGCCAGAGCCTGACGCTGATCTTCAGCGAAATCGCCGCACTGCTGGCGATTGGCGCGGTGTTCGTGCGCCGTCAGTTGCGCCAGGAATTCCCTCTGCTGCCCGTCGACCTGCTGCGTATCCCGATCTTCGCCCTGTCGATGGGCACCTCAATCTGTTCGTTCGCCGCGCAAATGCTGGCGATGGTGTCGTTGCCGTTCTTCCTGCAAACCGCGTTGGGCCGCGACGAGGTGGCGACCGGGCTGCTGCTGACGCCGTGGCCGCTGGCAATCGTGGTGATGGCGCCGATCGCCGGTCGGCTGGTGGAGCGCGTGCACGCCGGCCTGCTGGGCTGCATTGGGCTGGCGGTGTTCGCGCTCGGGCTGTTTTCGCTGGCGCTGCTGCCGGCGGCGCCGTCGAATATGGACATCATCTGGCGCATGGTGCTATGCGGCGCCGGCTTCGGCCTGTTCCAGTCGCCCAACAACCACACCATCATCTCCGCCGCGCCGCGCAACCGCAGCGGCGGCGCCAGCGGCATGCTGGGCACCGCCCGCCTGCTGGGGCAAACCTCGGGGGCCGCGCTGGTGGCGCTGATGTTCAACCTGTTCCCTACCTCCGGCACCCACGCTTCGCTGATCCTGGCCGGCGTGTTCGCTACCCTGGCGGCGGCGGTCAGCGGCCTGCGCATCACCCAATCGACCGCGCAAACGGCGCAGCCTAGCCGCGAGGTGAAATAG
- the kdgR gene encoding DNA-binding transcriptional regulator KdgR: MANADSDKQPDAVSSVMKVFGILQALGDEREIGITELSQRVMMSKSTVYRFLQTMKALGYVSQEGETEKYALTLKLFELGAKSLENVDLIRSADVQMRELSNRTRETIHLGALDEDGIVYIHKIDAMYNLRMYSRIGRRNPLHSTAIGKVLLAWRDRDEVAQILSQIEFTRSTEHTLASAAELLPVLDRVRAQGFGEDAEEQEAGIRCIAVPVFDRFGVAIAGLSISFPTLRFSDAAREEYVALLHVAARRISELQGYHDYPF, encoded by the coding sequence ATGGCTAACGCAGATTCAGACAAGCAACCGGATGCCGTCTCATCCGTGATGAAAGTGTTCGGCATTCTGCAGGCGCTTGGCGATGAGCGCGAGATTGGCATTACCGAACTGTCCCAACGGGTGATGATGTCTAAAAGCACCGTCTACCGTTTTCTGCAGACCATGAAAGCGCTGGGCTACGTTTCGCAGGAGGGCGAGACGGAAAAGTATGCGCTGACGCTCAAGCTGTTCGAACTGGGCGCCAAATCGTTGGAGAACGTCGATCTGATCCGCAGCGCCGACGTGCAGATGCGTGAACTGTCGAACCGCACCCGCGAAACCATCCACCTCGGCGCTCTGGATGAGGACGGTATCGTCTATATCCACAAGATCGACGCGATGTACAACCTGCGCATGTATTCGCGCATCGGTCGCCGTAACCCGCTGCACAGCACCGCCATCGGTAAAGTGCTGCTGGCCTGGCGCGATCGGGATGAGGTGGCGCAGATCTTGTCGCAGATTGAATTTACCCGCAGCACCGAGCATACCTTGGCCAGCGCCGCCGAACTGTTGCCGGTGCTGGATCGGGTACGAGCGCAGGGATTCGGCGAAGATGCCGAAGAGCAGGAGGCGGGGATCCGCTGCATCGCCGTACCGGTCTTCGATCGGTTCGGGGTGGCGATCGCCGGGCTGAGCATCTCTTTCCCGACGCTGCGTTTTTCCGACGCGGCGCGGGAGGAGTATGTGGCGTTGCTGCACGTCGCCGCCCGACGCATTTCCGAGCTGCAGGGCTATCACGACTACCCGTTCTGA
- the prc gene encoding carboxy terminal-processing peptidase, with translation MNKFVRLTAIAGLLWAGVSYGAETANIRIGQLPQLQQEPQHATVSERVTSRFTRSHYRQFALDAEFSGKIFDRYLNMLDYNHNVLLASDVAQFAGKRNQVGEELKTGKLDTFYALFNLAQKRRFERYTYALSLLDKPMNFTGNGTIDLDRSKAPWPKDKTELDSLWDAKVTYDELNLKLTGKTDKEIRDTLTKRYQFAIKRLTQSNSEDVFQLAMNAFAHEIDPHTNYLSPRNTEQFNTEMSLSLEGIGAVLQMDDDYTLINSMVPGGPAAKSKAITVGDRIVGVGQAGKPMVDVIGWRLDDVVSLIKGPKGSKVRLEVLPAGKGTKTRVVTLTRERIRLEDRAVKMTIKTVGKEKVAVFDIPGFYVGLTDDVKVQLQKMAKQNVKSVIIDLRTNGGGALTEAVSLSGLFIPSGPVVQVRDNNGKVREDADTDGVTYYKGPLVVLVDRFSASASEIFAAAMQDYGRALIVGEPTFGKGTVQQYRSLNRIYDQMLRPEWPALGSVQYTIQKFYRVNGGSTQRKGVTPDILMPTGVDPAETGEAFEDNAMPWDSINAATYSKTGDMTPFEPELLKDHQQRIAQNPEFQYIAQDIAHYKALKDKRNIVSLNLAVREKENHDDDATRLKRINERLERAGKKPLKSLDDLPKDYQEPDPYLDESVHIALDLAHLEKDQPAQQPTPAK, from the coding sequence ATGAACAAATTCGTCAGATTAACAGCGATTGCAGGGCTGCTGTGGGCGGGTGTCAGTTACGGCGCGGAAACAGCCAACATCCGCATCGGCCAACTGCCCCAACTGCAACAGGAACCCCAGCACGCTACGGTGAGTGAGCGCGTTACCTCGCGCTTCACTCGCTCTCATTACCGCCAGTTCGCCCTTGACGCGGAGTTTTCAGGCAAGATCTTCGATCGCTACCTGAACATGCTGGACTACAACCATAACGTATTGCTGGCTTCCGACGTGGCGCAGTTCGCCGGCAAACGCAATCAGGTTGGCGAAGAGCTGAAAACCGGCAAGCTGGACACCTTCTACGCGCTGTTCAATCTGGCGCAGAAACGCCGTTTCGAGCGTTACACCTATGCGTTGTCGTTGCTGGACAAGCCGATGAACTTCACCGGCAACGGCACTATCGATCTCGACCGCAGCAAAGCGCCGTGGCCGAAAGACAAGACCGAGCTGGATAGCCTGTGGGATGCGAAAGTCACCTATGACGAGCTGAACCTCAAGCTGACTGGCAAGACCGACAAAGAAATCCGCGACACGCTGACCAAGCGTTATCAGTTCGCCATCAAGCGCCTGACGCAAAGCAACAGCGAAGACGTCTTCCAGCTGGCGATGAATGCCTTTGCGCATGAAATCGACCCACACACCAATTATCTGTCTCCGCGCAACACCGAGCAGTTCAACACCGAGATGAGCCTGTCGCTGGAAGGCATCGGCGCGGTGCTGCAGATGGATGACGACTACACCCTGATCAACTCGATGGTGCCGGGCGGCCCGGCGGCGAAGAGCAAGGCGATCACCGTAGGCGATCGCATCGTCGGCGTCGGCCAGGCCGGCAAACCGATGGTGGACGTGATCGGCTGGCGTCTGGACGACGTGGTGTCGTTGATCAAAGGGCCGAAGGGCAGCAAGGTGCGCCTGGAAGTCCTGCCGGCCGGCAAGGGCACCAAAACCCGCGTGGTCACCTTGACCCGCGAGCGCATTCGCCTGGAAGACCGCGCGGTGAAAATGACCATCAAGACCGTCGGCAAAGAGAAGGTGGCGGTGTTCGACATCCCCGGCTTCTACGTTGGTCTGACCGATGACGTGAAAGTGCAGCTGCAGAAGATGGCCAAGCAGAACGTCAAGAGCGTGATCATCGACCTGCGCACCAACGGCGGCGGCGCGCTGACTGAAGCGGTGTCGCTGTCCGGCCTGTTCATTCCGAGCGGCCCGGTGGTGCAGGTGCGCGACAACAACGGCAAAGTGCGTGAAGACGCCGACACCGACGGCGTGACCTACTACAAAGGCCCGCTGGTGGTGCTGGTCGATCGCTTCAGCGCCTCCGCCTCCGAGATCTTCGCGGCGGCGATGCAGGATTACGGCCGCGCGCTGATCGTCGGCGAACCGACCTTCGGTAAAGGCACCGTGCAGCAGTACCGTTCGCTGAACCGCATCTACGACCAGATGCTGCGCCCTGAGTGGCCGGCGCTCGGTTCGGTGCAGTACACCATTCAGAAGTTCTACCGCGTCAACGGCGGCAGCACCCAGCGCAAGGGCGTGACGCCGGACATTCTGATGCCGACCGGCGTCGATCCGGCGGAAACCGGCGAAGCGTTTGAAGACAACGCCATGCCGTGGGACAGCATCAATGCGGCGACCTACAGCAAGACCGGCGATATGACGCCGTTCGAGCCGGAACTGCTGAAAGATCACCAGCAGCGCATTGCGCAAAATCCGGAGTTCCAGTACATCGCGCAGGATATCGCGCATTACAAGGCGCTGAAGGATAAACGCAACATCGTGTCCCTCAATCTGGCGGTGCGCGAGAAAGAGAACCACGATGACGACGCGACCCGTCTGAAACGCATCAACGAGCGCCTGGAACGCGCGGGCAAGAAGCCGCTGAAATCGCTCGACGATCTGCCGAAGGATTACCAGGAACCGGATCCGTACCTGGATGAATCTGTGCATATCGCGCTGGACCTGGCTCATCTGGAAAAAGATCAGCCCGCTCAGCAGCCAACGCCGGCCAAATAA
- the proQ gene encoding RNA chaperone ProQ — protein sequence MENQPKLNSSKEVIAFLAERFPLCFSAEGEARPLKIGIFQDLVERVQGEENLSKTQLRSALRLYTSSWRYLYGVKVGAQRVDLDGNPCGELEQQHVDHARQQLEEAKARVQAQRAEQNAKKREAAGESADAAPRRPRPAGKKPAARREGGAAPENRKPRPQTRPQPARQPRVAKEESQPRYAPVTDISKLQIGQEIKVRAGKSAMDATVLEIAKDGVRVQLSSGLAMIVRAEHLQF from the coding sequence ATGGAAAATCAACCTAAGTTGAACTCTAGTAAAGAAGTCATTGCTTTTCTTGCCGAGCGTTTTCCGCTCTGCTTTAGCGCCGAAGGCGAAGCTCGTCCGCTGAAAATCGGTATTTTTCAGGATTTGGTAGAGCGCGTGCAGGGGGAAGAGAATCTCAGCAAAACGCAATTGCGTTCTGCCCTGCGCCTGTACACCTCAAGCTGGCGTTACCTGTACGGCGTTAAAGTCGGCGCGCAGCGCGTCGATCTGGACGGCAATCCGTGCGGTGAACTGGAACAGCAGCATGTCGATCATGCTCGCCAGCAGCTTGAAGAAGCCAAAGCGCGCGTTCAGGCACAACGTGCCGAACAAAACGCCAAAAAACGTGAAGCCGCCGGCGAATCCGCCGATGCTGCGCCACGCCGTCCGCGTCCAGCCGGTAAAAAGCCCGCTGCACGTCGCGAAGGCGGAGCCGCGCCGGAAAACCGCAAGCCGCGCCCACAAACTCGCCCACAGCCCGCTCGCCAACCTCGTGTAGCCAAAGAGGAAAGCCAGCCGCGTTATGCGCCAGTCACGGATATCTCTAAACTGCAAATTGGCCAGGAAATCAAAGTCAGAGCAGGCAAGAGCGCGATGGATGCTACCGTACTCGAAATCGCTAAAGATGGCGTACGTGTGCAGCTCTCTTCCGGTCTGGCGATGATTGTGCGCGCAGAACACTTGCAGTTCTGA
- a CDS encoding PqiB family protein — protein sequence MQQETPTTPTEARVKNKRRISPFWLLPFIALLIAGWLVYNNVQERGTTVTIDFQSAAGIVAGRTPVRYQGVEVGTVQKISLSKDLRSIVVEASIKSDLEDSLREGTQFWLVTPKASLAGVSGLDALVGGNYIGMMPGSGKEQTHFTALDTQPKYRLNTGELMIHLHADDLGSLNSGSLVYYRKIPVGKVYDYTISEGNKGVTIDVLIDRRFANLVKSNSRFWNVSGFKGDFSLSGATVQMESLAALVNGAIAFDSPADGQQAKGDQSYTLYPDLAHSQRGVNILLDLPSGNSLSENRTPLMYQGLQVGTLTKLTLQQDSKVVGELTIDPSVVDLMRSGTRIVMRSPRISLNDAKLSQLLTGTTLELVPGEGEPQQRFNVLDSSETLLQQPGVLTVTLNAPQSYGIDVGQPLVVHGVKVGQILSRTLTAGGVVFTAAIDAQYRGLLHKDSKFVVNSRLDVKLGIDGMEVLGASAQEWVDGGVRIIPGSKGEPGGQYPLYANSEKAEEGIVGNAPATTLTLSATSLPDVQAGSVVLYRKFQVGEIVNVRPKANEFEVDVYISPEYRKLLTRESIFWAEGGAKVQLNGSGLTVQASPLNRALKGAISFDNLQGVTLNKGANRVLYASETAARAVGSQITLKTYDASKLSAGMPLRYLGIDVGQVESLQLAPERNEVLAKAVLYPEYVQTFARLGSRFSIVSPEISAAGVSNLDTLLQPYINVEPGRGRELRTFELQQASITDSRYLDGLSVVLDAAETGSLQIGTPVLFRGVEVGTITGFYLGAMSDRVHVALRISKKYQHLVRNNSVFWLASGYNLQFGLTGGVIKSGTFQQFIRGGIAFATPPTIPLAPKATPNKHFLLNPEEPKDWKTWGTAIPRD from the coding sequence ATGCAACAGGAAACGCCGACTACACCGACTGAAGCGCGGGTCAAGAACAAACGCCGCATTTCACCGTTCTGGTTACTGCCGTTCATCGCCCTGCTGATCGCCGGGTGGCTGGTCTATAACAATGTCCAGGAGCGCGGCACCACCGTCACCATCGATTTCCAATCGGCGGCGGGCATCGTCGCCGGCCGCACGCCGGTGCGCTACCAGGGCGTTGAGGTCGGCACGGTGCAAAAAATCAGTCTGAGCAAAGATCTGCGCAGCATCGTGGTGGAAGCCAGCATCAAAAGCGATCTGGAAGACTCGCTGCGCGAAGGCACCCAGTTCTGGCTGGTGACGCCCAAGGCCTCGCTGGCCGGGGTGTCCGGCCTCGATGCGCTGGTCGGCGGCAACTATATCGGCATGATGCCCGGCAGCGGCAAGGAGCAAACCCATTTCACCGCGCTCGATACCCAGCCGAAGTACCGCCTGAACACCGGTGAACTGATGATTCACCTGCACGCCGACGATCTCGGCTCGCTCAACAGCGGCTCGCTGGTCTACTACCGTAAAATTCCGGTCGGCAAGGTGTATGACTACACCATCAGCGAAGGCAACAAGGGCGTGACCATCGACGTGCTGATCGACCGCCGCTTCGCCAACCTGGTGAAGAGCAACAGCCGCTTCTGGAACGTTTCCGGCTTCAAGGGCGATTTCAGCCTGTCCGGCGCCACGGTGCAGATGGAGAGCCTGGCGGCGCTGGTCAACGGCGCCATTGCCTTCGATTCTCCGGCCGATGGCCAGCAGGCCAAGGGCGATCAGAGCTATACCCTGTATCCTGATCTGGCCCACAGCCAGCGCGGCGTCAATATCCTGCTGGATCTGCCGAGCGGCAACAGCCTGAGCGAAAACCGCACGCCGCTGATGTACCAGGGGCTGCAGGTCGGCACCCTGACCAAGCTGACGTTGCAACAGGACAGCAAAGTGGTCGGTGAACTGACCATCGATCCTTCGGTGGTCGATCTGATGCGCAGCGGCACCCGCATCGTGATGCGCAGCCCGCGCATCAGCCTCAACGACGCCAAGCTTAGCCAGTTGCTGACCGGCACCACGCTGGAGCTGGTGCCGGGCGAAGGCGAGCCGCAGCAGCGCTTCAACGTGCTGGACAGCAGCGAAACGCTGTTGCAACAGCCTGGCGTGCTGACCGTCACGCTGAATGCGCCGCAAAGCTACGGCATCGACGTCGGGCAGCCGCTGGTGGTGCACGGCGTGAAAGTCGGCCAGATCCTGAGCCGCACCTTGACCGCCGGCGGCGTGGTGTTCACCGCCGCCATCGACGCGCAGTACCGCGGCCTGCTGCACAAAGACAGCAAATTCGTGGTCAACAGTCGTCTCGACGTCAAGCTGGGCATTGACGGTATGGAAGTGCTTGGCGCCAGCGCCCAGGAATGGGTAGACGGCGGCGTGCGCATTATTCCCGGCAGCAAGGGGGAACCGGGCGGCCAATACCCGCTGTACGCCAACAGCGAAAAAGCCGAGGAAGGCATCGTCGGCAACGCCCCCGCCACCACCCTGACCCTCAGCGCCACCAGCCTGCCGGACGTGCAGGCCGGCTCGGTAGTGCTGTACCGCAAATTCCAGGTGGGCGAGATCGTCAACGTTCGGCCGAAGGCCAACGAGTTTGAGGTGGACGTCTATATCAGCCCGGAATACCGCAAGCTGCTCACCCGCGAAAGCATCTTCTGGGCCGAAGGCGGCGCCAAGGTGCAGCTCAACGGCAGCGGCCTGACGGTGCAGGCTTCGCCGCTCAACCGCGCGCTGAAAGGCGCCATCAGCTTCGATAATCTACAGGGCGTGACGCTGAACAAGGGCGCCAACCGCGTGCTGTACGCCAGCGAAACCGCCGCCCGCGCAGTGGGCAGCCAAATCACGCTGAAAACCTACGACGCCAGCAAGCTGTCGGCGGGTATGCCGCTGCGCTACCTCGGCATCGACGTCGGACAGGTAGAGTCGCTGCAGCTGGCGCCGGAGCGCAACGAAGTGTTGGCCAAAGCGGTGCTGTATCCGGAATACGTGCAGACCTTCGCGCGCCTGGGCAGCCGCTTCTCGATCGTGTCACCGGAGATCTCCGCCGCCGGCGTCAGCAATCTCGATACCCTGCTTCAACCTTATATCAACGTGGAGCCGGGGCGCGGCCGCGAGCTGCGCACCTTCGAGCTGCAGCAGGCCAGCATCACCGACTCGCGCTATCTCGATGGCCTGAGCGTCGTGCTCGACGCGGCCGAAACCGGCTCGCTGCAGATCGGCACGCCGGTGCTGTTCCGCGGCGTGGAGGTCGGCACCATCACCGGTTTCTACCTTGGCGCCATGTCCGACCGGGTGCACGTTGCGCTGCGCATCAGCAAGAAGTATCAACACCTAGTGCGCAACAACAGCGTGTTCTGGCTGGCGTCGGGTTACAACCTGCAGTTCGGCCTGACCGGCGGCGTGATCAAGAGCGGCACCTTCCAGCAGTTCATTCGCGGCGGTATCGCCTTCGCCACCCCGCCGACTATTCCGCTGGCGCCGAAAGCGACGCCGAACAAGCACTTCCTGCTGAATCCGGAAGAGCCGAAGGACTGGAAAACCTGGGGCACCGCCATTCCGCGCGATTAA